In one window of Hymenobacter nivis DNA:
- a CDS encoding esterase-like activity of phytase family protein — protein MYWTSEGDPARRLDPFVREMNTTGAFHRTLPALPQFHFTGAPDRGPLGNATYESLARTPGGPAGAPYSPRLSQLDARSGALLYQYACVLDPVIQPGRINRMSETRGRERPRVLTIECFYASVGGVQTRIYAVDTRAATDMRARLALAGGPYRPVRKRLVADLGALASRLDNLEGLAFGPPLPNGHRTLVVVADNNFSANEANQFLAFEVLP, from the coding sequence CTGTACTGGACCAGCGAGGGCGACCCGGCTCGGCGCCTCGACCCGTTTGTGCGCGAGATGAACACCACCGGGGCCTTCCACCGCACGCTGCCCGCGCTGCCGCAGTTCCACTTCACTGGCGCGCCCGACCGGGGGCCCCTGGGCAACGCTACTTACGAGAGCCTGGCCCGCACCCCCGGCGGCCCGGCCGGCGCGCCCTACTCCCCCCGCCTTAGCCAGCTCGACGCCCGCTCCGGGGCTCTGCTCTACCAGTATGCCTGTGTGCTGGACCCCGTTATTCAGCCGGGCCGCATCAACCGGATGTCAGAAACTCGTGGCCGTGAACGACCACGAGTTCTAACTATCGAGTGCTTTTACGCGTCCGTGGGGGGCGTGCAAACCCGGATTTACGCCGTGGACACCCGCGCGGCCACCGACATGCGCGCCCGCCTTGCCCTGGCCGGGGGCCCCTACCGGCCGGTGCGCAAGCGCCTCGTGGCCGACCTAGGGGCCCTGGCCTCGCGCCTCGATAACCTCGAAGGGCTGGCCTTTGGCCCCCCGCTGCCCAACGGCCACCGCACGCTAGTCGTCGTGGCCGACAACAACTTCAGCGCCAACGAAGCTAATCAGTTCCTGGCCTTTGAGGTGTTGCCGTAG